Proteins encoded within one genomic window of Haematobia irritans isolate KBUSLIRL chromosome 5, ASM5000362v1, whole genome shotgun sequence:
- the LOC142237676 gene encoding alpha-tocopherol transfer protein-like, whose product MAQIKPLSAELQKVACEELCEVPSRIPEDLAALKLWIQQQPHLKARLDDQFLIQFLRGCKYSIEKAKTKLDHYHAMKTKYPKFFSPTNVDDPKFRECHNLGIMVPLPIPLNDNGPRILPYRFSYPTNKYSLEELLLPLNALHEVLLMSDPYACIHGIIYMIDLSQATSSHFMQLAPSAMKKLVNFYEKTNPLRLRAICYINASPLAEQFFKVVLSCLSEKVRQKVLICDKDISKLYEQIPQKYLPKEYGGSNGCLEQLTKDYNKVWDEYREYFKENAQYGTNESLRPGKPLDFDDVFGVGGTFRKINVD is encoded by the exons ATGGCTCAAATTAAACCTCTAAGTGCTGAATTGCAAAAAGTTGCCTGTGAAGAATTGTGTGAGGTACCCTCAAGAATACCAGAGGATTTGGCTGCTCTTAAATTATggatacaacaacaaccacACTTGAAGGCTCGCCTTGATGATCAATTTCTAATACAATTTCTTAGGGGTTGTAAATACAGCATTGAAAAGGCTAAGACAAAATTGGATCACTATCATGCAATGAAAACCAAATATCCGAAATTTTTCTCTCCCACAAATGTTGATGATCCCAAATTTCGTGAATGTCATAATTTAGG TATTATGGTTCCTCTGCCCATACCACTGAATGACAACGGTCCAAGGATTTTGCCCTATCGATTCTCTTATCCAACAAATAAATATAGCCTGGAAGAACTTTTGTTACCGCTGAATGCCTTACATGAAGTCCTATTGATGAGTGATCCTTATGCCTGTATTCATGGTATAATCTATATGATAGATTTGAGTCAAGCTACTAGCAGTCACTTCATGCAATTAGCTCCATCcgctatgaaaaaattggtgaatttctatgaaaagaCAAACCCATTGCGCCTACGAGCCATATGTTATATTAATGCCTCGCCACTGGCGgaacaatttttcaaagttgtattATCTTGTCTCTCGGAAAAAGTTCGACAAAAA GTCCTTATATGTGACAAGGATATAAGCAAATTATATGAACAAATACCACAAAAATATTTGCCTAAGGAATATGGAGGATCAAATGGTTGCTTGGAGCAATTAACTAAAGACTACAATAAAGTGTGGGATGAATATCGCGAGTATTTCAAAGAGAATGCACAATATGGTACCAATGAAAGTCTGCGACCTGGCAAGCCTTTGGATTTTGATGATGTTTTTGGTGTTGGTGGtacatttagaaaaataaatgtcGATTGA
- the LOC142239220 gene encoding alpha-tocopherol transfer protein-like, producing MAQIKPLSAELQKIACDELGEVPSRISEDLAALKLWIKQQPHLHARTDDQFLIQFLRGCKYSLERAKEKLDNFNALRSKYPELFLTTDVDDPKFKENYSLGIVVPLPRPLNDCGPRIIVFRFNFTVDHSMEDIILPINAVKETLMMNDPYACINGVVYVTDLSKATTGHLLQLTPSVVKRVMTFFEKSLPLRIKALCYINAPPAAEQFFKLVISCVSEKLKQRIIICSKDITKIYGQIPQKYLPEDFGGSNGSLDKVCMNYSKVFEEYREYFKQNAEFGTDERLRPGKPLDFDTVFGTGGSFRKINVD from the exons ATGGCACAAATTAAACCACTTAGTGCTGAATTGCAGAAGATAGCCTGTGATGAGTTGGGAGAAGTTCCTTCAAGGATTTCAGAGGATTTGGCCGCTCTTAAACTATGGATTAAACAGCAGCCCCATTTACATGCCCGTACTGATGATCAATTTCTAATACAATTCCTAAGAGGTTGTAAATACAGTTTGGAGAGAGCCAAAGAGAAATTGGATAATTTCAATGCTTTGAGAAGTAAATATCCAGAGTTGTTTCTAACCACAGATGTTGATGATCCTAAGtttaaggaaaattatagtCTAGG AATTGTGGTCCCTCTACCCAGGCCACTAAATGATTGTGGACCACGAATAATAGTTTTCCGTTTTAATTTCACTGTGGATCATAGTATGGAGGATATAATTTTACCCATTAATGCTGTCAAGGAGACTCTCATGATGAATGATCCCTACGCCTGCATAAATGGGGTCGTCTACGTTACGGATTTATCAAAAGCCACCACTGGTCATTTATTGCAATTAACACCCAGTGTTGTAAAAAGAGTTATGACATTCTTTGAAAAATCCCTACCATTGCGCATAAAGGCCTTATGCTATATTAATGCCCCACCTGCAGCTGAACAATTCTTTAAACTTGTAATATCCTGTGTTTCGGAGAAACTTAAACAAAGA ATTATTATATGCAGTAAAGATATTACCAAAATATATGGTCAAATCCCTCAAAAATATTTACCTGAAGATTTTGGTGGTTCAAATGGATCATTGGATAAAGTTTGCATGAACTACTCGAAAGTGTTTGAGGAATATCGTGAATATTTTAAACAGAATGCCGAATTTGGAACAGATGAACGCCTGCGTCCTGGTAAACCTCTTGATTTTGATACTGTCTTTGGAACCGGAGGATCATTTCGAAAAATTAATGTTGATTAA
- the LOC142241142 gene encoding alpha-tocopherol transfer protein-like isoform X1, translated as MSQYCFRFEVLKMLQIKPLSAELQNIANVELNEVPSRIFQDLQMLKDWIRTQPHLKARTDDQFLIQFLRGCKYSLEKAKQKLDCYFTLKSKCNNFFSITNVDDYKFRGFHNTRSIFVLPKPIHENGPRIIFIRMNFKTDEFNASHFLQYNTALNEILLVDDPYACIYGILYVVDLSQAKIDHMLLITPTVLKKAVTFYENTLPLRIKGICAINIPTLLLTICEMLVQHLPKKLQNSIYLCGTDTSVLEEQLPRKYFPVEYGGENGSLDQLCQDFNKVWDEYREYFKQNAEYGTDESLRLGKKIDFDDDLGIGGSFRKLDVD; from the exons ATGTCCCAGTATTGTTTTCGATTTGAAGTTCTCAAGATGTTGCAAATTAAACCTTTAAGTGCGGAATTGCAAAATATTGCCAATGTCGAACTGAATGAAGTGCCATCAAGAATATTCCAAGATTTGCAAATGCTCAAAGATTGGATAAGAACACAGCCTCATCTAAAGGCTCGCACTGATGATCAATTTCTTATACAATTTCTTCGAGGCTGTAAATATAGCCTGGAGAAAGCAAAGCAAAAACTCGATTGTTATTTTACTTTGAAAAGTAAATGCAATAATTTCTTTTCCATCACCAATGTTGATGACTATAAATTTCGTGGTTTCCATAATACGAG atcaatttttgttttacccaaACCTATACATGAAAATGGTCCTCGCATTATCTTCATACGTATGAATTTTAAAACTGATGAATTCAATGCCAGCCATTTTTTGCAATATAACACTGCCCTGAATGAAATTCTACTCGTCGATGATCCTTATGCCTGTATTTATGGTATTTTATATGTTGTGGATTTATCCCAGGCCAAAATTGATCATATGCTGCTGATAACACCAACTGTGCTTAAAAAGGCAGtcacattttatgaaaatacctTACCTTTACGCATTAAAGGTATATGTGCAATTAATATTCCAACTTTATTACTAACAATATGCGAGATGTTGGTGCAACATTTACCCAAAAAGCTGCAAAATTCT ATTTATTTGTGCGGCACTGATACTAGCGTCTTAGAAGAACAGTTACCCAGAAAATATTTCCCCGTAGAGTATGGTGGAGAAAATGGTTCATTGGATCAATTGTGCCAAGATTTCAATAAAGTTTGGGACGAATACAGAGAATATTTCAAACAGAATGCTGAATATGGAACAGATGAAAGTCTAAGGCTTGGCAAGAAAATTGATTTCGATGATGATTTAGGAATTGGAGGATCCTTCCGCAAATTAGATGTTGATTAA
- the LOC142241142 gene encoding alpha-tocopherol transfer protein-like isoform X3, translated as MQKIAIEELAEVPHRIPDDIQTLKNWIRLQPHLKARTEDQFLVQFLRGSKYSLEKAKKKIDYFFALKSKCPELFGLTNVDDPDFRRFHNVKSVFVLPNPLKGCGPRIFMSRFTFGPEEFSAPDVLRYGTALNEIAIMSDPYACIYGTIFLLDFDKATIAHLMIFTPSLVKKIIKFFESSLPLRIKGVFIINLSSYALSLFTMLLQYAPEKLRSRIYLCGTDTSVLEEQLPRKYFPVEYGGENGSLDQLCQDFNKVWDEYREYFKQNAEYGTDESLRLGKKIDFDDDLGIGGSFRKLDVD; from the exons ATGCAAAAAATTGCCATCGAAGAATTGGCTGAAGTACCACATAGAATTCCCGATGACATACAAACACTTAAAAACTGGATAAGGTTACAACCTCATTTAAAAGCTCGCACAGAAGATCAATTTCTCGTACAATTCTTACGGGGATCCAAATATAGTTTGGAAAAGGCTAAGAAAAAAATCGATTACTTTTTTGCTTTGAAAAGTAAATGTCCCGAACTATTTGGTCTTACCAATGTCGATGATCCTGATTTTCGGAGATTTCATAATGTTAA aTCGGTTTTTGTATTGCCCAATCCTCTAAAGGGATGTGGTCCAAGAATATTTATGAGTCGTTTTACATTTGGACCGGAGGAGTTCTCCGCACCAGATGTCTTACGTTATGGAACGGCTCTTAATGAAATTGCTATTATGAGTGATCCCTATGCCTGTATTTATGGGACcatatttttattggattttgaCAAAGCTACAATTGCGCATTTAATGATTTTTACTCCAAGTCTTGTGAAGAAAATTATCAAGTTCTTTGAAAGCTCCTTGCCGTTACGCATCAAAGGTGTCTTTATAATTAATCTGTCATCATATGCTCTTTCACTATTTACCATGTTGCTGCAGTATGCTCCGGAAAAATTGAGAAGCAGA ATTTATTTGTGCGGCACTGATACTAGCGTCTTAGAAGAACAGTTACCCAGAAAATATTTCCCCGTAGAGTATGGTGGAGAAAATGGTTCATTGGATCAATTGTGCCAAGATTTCAATAAAGTTTGGGACGAATACAGAGAATATTTCAAACAGAATGCTGAATATGGAACAGATGAAAGTCTAAGGCTTGGCAAGAAAATTGATTTCGATGATGATTTAGGAATTGGAGGATCCTTCCGCAAATTAGATGTTGATTAA